The following DNA comes from Quercus robur chromosome 1, dhQueRobu3.1, whole genome shotgun sequence.
CcatcttaaaaaaatgttaccAGCCGTTTTGGCATGTTTTCATGAATAGAATTGAGGTGCAGGATGAGTTTTAACATCAACAGAATGTTGTTGTATCTTTGAAGGATAATAATATTCTTTGCACATATTGTTAATGTTCGCCCAGTCCTCCTATCATTATGTTTACCCACTTTTCTCCCTTTGTCGAGGCATATGTTTATGTGCTTGGTTTTCGGTATTTCATAATTTccatttttgtcttttgtttgcAGATTGACAGCTATAACACAGTTAGTACATCATGGTATGCTATTTGTTCCTCTTGGCTATACCTTTGGAAGCGGCATGTTTGAGATAAATGAGGTAAAAGGTGGCTCTGCTTATGGTGCTGGAACTTTTGCAGCAGATGGATCTCGTCAACCTACAGAGCTAGAACTCCAGCAGGCCTTTTACCAGGGTAAATATGTTGCCAAGATAACAAAGAAGCTGAAAAATCAACCCCTTTCCTCGTGAGGGATAAAGAATCAACTGGAAATTATGAAGACACTTCACACTCACCGGTGGAAACACAAACTCGTTGGTCATTGCTATTGACAGgttattgtgtaaaaaaaaaaaaaaaaaaaaccatgtgttGCCTTAACAGAATTAGCAcaataaaattgtaacagaATCCAAATTCTTGCAACTAAAGGTGTAATTGGAGGCTGAAATCTCATTAtctgcatgcattttgtgcattttGGATTTTCTTATCGTCCTGTTTAACGATTTCATTTCGATGTTGTGTTCAGTATGCTACCAAATCTGGAAGGTACTATGTATCCAGCCTTGTATGGCTGGATTGCACTGAAATTACTGGTTAACCTTTGGCATTTCCATTTTCCTAAACACCAAGATAATCTAAACAATGAAATCCTAATTCTCTAGCCAAATGGTCTCCTAAGAATAGATTTGTAAGTTCTTTTGACTTTTGGCTTTTGCAACTGCCCTCCCCTGTATTAGAGATTTTCTAAGGTTGAGGCCAATTAGCCTTTTTGTTTGTAGCCTCGTTTCTTCTTTTCaataaaatctttcttttcagcaaaaaaagtcATTCCCCTTGAGATATTTACAACTTTCAACGATGTTTTAGTTTCTTGTTTTCTAGAGAAATTTTTAACTAGCATGCTAGTTTGCAATTTGCCGCTAAGGATGTAATCCTTCAAATTATGTAAGTGTATAGGGTGATCGCACCATAATATGAGTGTATAGTTTGGTGGTCTAggttttctttcaattatttatacTCATTATTCACTAAATGATCATAATTTACACACTTGAGGCTAATAGTTCAATTTACTCAAAACTAAGTCTCAAAACAcaagaataaataaaactaaaaaaattaagcaaagtattaaaactcaaaatatcaaactaagaagtttaatatatatatatatatcattctaaACAGTTCATCACATGggtcaatataaaaaataaataaataaataaaaattgcatggGTCAAGTTGGTTACATTGGTTGGAAAATGTTCTAACTCGAACCTAATCCAACTGAAGCTTTAAAAAGAATTATTGCATAAGTATGTGATATAAATTAATTCACTAATTAAATATATCCCAAGTTTGTAACAAATATACTTTATGTAGACAATTCATTATAGGATTTGTTTCGgcaattatatttttgtaaatatttacaacatttttctcattttgtttataatttgttaaatgTTATTTGATCATATGGTCATAAGTTGTATTCCATTTGTAATAGATCGTGTACTAATTGAGACCCTTGAtcttttattatcaattttcatattaaccgattaatcaattaatttatttacaatatttagAGGGAAAAAGGACTTGTAAACTGGTTTGATGAGTATTGACATATtagattttctatttaaatttgTCATAATATGATGTTAAAgacattatttttaaataattttgaaagtatAAAAACTAAACAGATGTCAAACATTCAAAAAGTAAATACACCCAAAAATATTGTCTAAAAACAATCTTTAGAGAttgtaaaatccaaaaattaaaaaaaaaaatgcgagagaaaatacttttaaataatatattaaggttaaagtttgagaatatttgaattttaaatattaaagttttaaaatttagattttaccatttaaaattatattttgtttgcaTCAATAATTCTTTTCATTCATGTTTTCCATAAACTACCGCCTAATTTTACCACATAATTTGCCAATTGCCACACATATTTAGTTTGTCAAATAAAATGATCACACACCATTTTTATCATATTGTTTCATTTCTTAGTTTAAAAGaactttaaataattaaaataaattttttttataaaaaaaattacaacaatgaattttttatgacaACCAATTTTAGGACACTCtgatttataataataataataataataataataaaccaatTTTTGGACACAAGAAAGTTACAAAACGCAACGTGTCAACCTCCACCGAAACCCAActaatattccttttttttccaaagCCCCAACAAAAATTGCATCGAGCTTTGGGAATCCAAGACCCCCAAAACACAAGTTAGATCGATTCGATCGAACCAATATGGAGAATCTATGGCGAGCAGCGACGGGTCAAGACCCGAGCCCAGAGGATTACAGCGGCGTGGAATTCTGGTCGAACCCAGAGCGGTCCGGGTGGCTAACCAAGCAAGGCGAGTACATCAAGACTTGGCGGCGTCGCTGGTTCGTGTTGAAGCAAGGAAAGCTCCTCTGGTTCAAGGACTCTCACGTGACAAGGTCATCGAGTCCACGTGGTGTGGTCCCAGTGGGCACGTGCCTGACGGTGAAGGGAGCCGAGGATGTCCTCCACAAGCCCTGTGCCTTCGAGCTGTCTTCGAATCAAGACACGATGTACTTCATCGCTGACTCCGAGAAAGAGAAGGAGGAGTGGATCAACTCCATCGGACGATCCATTGTCCAACACTCGAGATCCGTCACTGATTCTGAGGTTGTCGATTACGTTAGCAATCGCTCATGATTTTTCACAACAATCAAAGGTGCGCGCGCAAAGCTTATATAACGTTGTGTATATTTTGTTGTTAAACATCATTTCCCCTGTTTTATAAGACTGTCTTTTACTATTGGTATAGTAAGAGCTTGTAATTTTgtggatctctctctctctctctgatttgcTAATTATAAATTCCGGTGTTATCTTATTTATGAACTATGTTGTTcgtttgtgttttttcttttttggttaaatgtGTAGTGGATAATTGCAATTCAAGAGTTTTAACCTTTTTCCTTGTTTTACTTCTCTATTTAGGAAATATCTGTTGATCTTTGGTACTGTTTGGTTGATAGATTAATTGAGTTTAAAGGAGGAAGAGGTTTGCGGGTCTATTTAGTTAGAGTTTGCATTTGTGATTGGTTGGATATGTTTGGATATCAACAGGGCTTTGCtaatttctttagtttttggaCCTCAAACCTTAAATCTTTTATGACATTCGACATCGTCCCCAATGGACCTTTTTTTTAGAGCAGAGGGTACCGGTCTCCCCCAACAACCCAACTTCAGCTTTATTTTTCTTGGTGTGTGTGTAAAATAAACCATCTTTCTGATGAGACTTAATTTCATTCTGAAGGGTAAACTTTGGAGTCTTTCTATGTTATTGTTTTCATTGTACGCTAGAAGAATCTAGGGATATGGAGCCAACTATACGTTTAGGGATGTGTTTAGGAGTTCTGATGCTGATGAGCTTTGactcaaatggcacttcctAGTTTCCACCTTCCATAAAAGTGGTTGGGGGAGAGGTATTGgattcaaaagaatcaaaatccACTAGGTACATGTGTAACCTGTGAATAAAAGAAATGCTTGTGCTTATGAGTAATCTAATTCTATCGTTTAAAGTAATTTGTAATAAGCACaataatgtaatagttattcttataGTTTAGCTAttttttagtttggttatgtttttattattggaATAGTCATTctttatgaatagctattcttcaaaatgaggaataactattcctctctaaaagggttgtaatatatttcaaaataaacaaacttttcatatacatgtaacaattataaaaataaaaaatcataaaaattaactcatctctctctcaaattttaaaaaatattatttttaaggaaatataattgtatcattttatgagtaagatatttcctaaaataaatcttaatttttattttaatgttacaactcacaaTTAAACTTATAAATAGGTTTGGTTATtctattacaacacattttattcttaGTAATAAATGTTACAATTTCTGTTGTAATcctcattcagtgtaccaaacgtgcccttagGCGTTATTCTTTGTTGTGGAATCAATAATGGAGTTTGAATAGACCTAAGCTTTCCTTCTCTCTGGAGCTTGTAACAAATAGTTTTGTGTTGTGATCATGTTTGTGACATAGAAATGGATCCCATCATCAAGTTTGTGCTTAGTTATATACTACTTTTCTTGATAAAGCGGGGTCTGGGGTTGGGATAATCCTACAGTTAATATGGCTTAAACTATTTTAGTCCTGCATTCATGCTTCAAATGTTTCATTTTATATGATAATTTGGTCCTGTGCAGCATTTCTGCTGGCTTTACCTATTATCTGTCAGTCAGCATCATGCATTTTTGGCACAGGCCATTAAAACTCTTTTTCTTGCTTCCTTAGTCACAAATGTTAGCACTCTTCTATTATTCATGCTGAACAACTTTTGACACCACTCACTGTAAAGTAGGTTTAGGTAAGTAGGTATGTGCTCGAAACACTGAAGAAGTCTACAGAAGAGAACAACTCAAGGTGTTAgcttaaaaaaatacaagttgaGACTTCAAGTAATTTGAGTTACACTCAGACAGGGCCATTCCTGCAGATAcaagcctatatatatatatattagagtcATTCAACAAAGTCATTCAACAAAGtcattcaaaattaattaaatctagAAATTCCTCTAAGGAAGAAAAGGAATGTCCACTAAGAGCAGCCAACCAATCAAATATAGTTTGTAAAAGATGCAAGTCTATATTATGGCATggtattctttttttatctattaatcTAGGTGTTTTTATCCATGTTCTCAAGTGCCACAGTTCCTTCAAAATTTGTGGAAGGCATATCTAGTTGAGACACAGACCTTCTAAGCTAAGTCCAAATAGCATTTTACGCTTCTATTTGCATGATTATGGTATCAGTATGAGATTGATGAGAAAATATTCACTCCTATAGGGGGAGTCCTCCCATAGGAGCGAATAATTTTTCAAGATTGAGGGCAGGCTTCACTGTCTAATAGATTGAAAGAAAGATGACTAACAACCCCAAGAGATTGGTTTAGTGCTTGCTTGGTCTCAATATTCTCATCATGAGGTAATGAGTTCAACTCTCTCTGAGAATTCCTGGTGTTGTTGGGGCAGGCATAGAAAGAATGACCTGTGAGGCTGTGACTTTTGTGCTGTACAGATCAGCTGAATCTGTGGAGACTGTGTTCATGTCAACTTTTAATAAAGTTGCAACCTATCCATCGTAACCAGAAGACAGAAACACCATTTGATTGTTCTGGTCATAGGAAGAGAAATAAGATGAAgatggataaaaaataaaaaaaaaagtaaggtgCAGGTGAGAATAAAGTTGGAAGGAAGCTTCGCATTACTTTTAGGAGACTCAGGAATAGTCTTCTTATTTGTTGTGGTCATGGGAATACGATATGTAAAATATTACAAGAGCTTGTTGCGTTTCCTTTTAAGATAGTGTGCTTCGAGGGGAGGGGGttattgaaaaacaaaaggatAATGCACAATAGTAACTTAGAACTAGAAGTGactgggaaatttttttttttttttttgaaagtttatttatttgggagGAACAGCTCATGTAGAGTAGTAAAGCTTCGCTGTGTGTTTAAACATGGGATGGGCTTGAGGTCCGAGAAAGAAACTGAAGTTGCTTGGGTGAGAAAATGTAAAATTCGGCTTGGACTG
Coding sequences within:
- the LOC126688627 gene encoding pleckstrin homology domain-containing protein 1-like codes for the protein MENLWRAATGQDPSPEDYSGVEFWSNPERSGWLTKQGEYIKTWRRRWFVLKQGKLLWFKDSHVTRSSSPRGVVPVGTCLTVKGAEDVLHKPCAFELSSNQDTMYFIADSEKEKEEWINSIGRSIVQHSRSVTDSEVVDYVSNRS